The following proteins are encoded in a genomic region of Maribacter hydrothermalis:
- the rplK gene encoding 50S ribosomal protein L11, producing the protein MAKEIGKVVKLQVKGGAANPSPPVGPALGAAGVNIMEFCKQFNARTQDKPGKILPVVITVYKDKSFDFVVKTPPAAIQLLEAAKIKKGSGEPNRVKLGSVTWDQIKAIAEDKMVDLNAFTVESAMSMIAGTARSMGMKVAGKKPF; encoded by the coding sequence ATGGCAAAAGAAATAGGTAAAGTAGTTAAACTACAAGTTAAGGGAGGTGCAGCGAATCCATCGCCACCGGTTGGACCTGCCTTAGGAGCTGCTGGTGTTAACATTATGGAATTCTGTAAGCAATTTAATGCGCGTACACAGGATAAACCAGGTAAAATATTACCAGTTGTTATCACCGTTTACAAAGATAAGTCTTTCGACTTCGTTGTAAAAACTCCACCGGCGGCGATTCAGCTATTGGAAGCGGCTAAGATTAAAAAAGGATCTGGCGAACCTAACAGAGTAAAATTAGGTAGTGTTACCTGGGATCAAATCAAGGCAATAGCCGAAGATAAAATGGTTGATCTTAACGCATTTACAGTAGAATCTGCAATGAGTATGATTGCTGGTACTGCACGTTCTATGGGTATGAAGGTAGCAGGAAAGAAACCTTTTTAA
- the rplJ gene encoding 50S ribosomal protein L10, translated as MTREEKATVIKDLTTQLADSTTIYLADISGLDAGTTSDLRRACFKANIRLAVVKNTLLAKAMNASEKDFGELPEVLKGSTSLMFSEVANAPAKLIKNFRKKSKKPLLKGAFIEEAVYIGDDNLDALVSIKSKEEMIGEVIGLLQSPAKNVISGLKSGGGKLAGILKTLSER; from the coding sequence ATGACAAGAGAAGAAAAAGCAACGGTTATAAAAGATTTGACTACGCAGTTGGCAGATAGTACAACTATCTATTTGGCAGATATTTCAGGTTTAGATGCAGGTACAACTTCTGATTTAAGAAGGGCTTGTTTCAAAGCTAATATTAGACTAGCTGTAGTTAAGAATACATTGCTTGCAAAAGCAATGAATGCTTCTGAGAAAGATTTTGGTGAGTTACCTGAAGTATTAAAGGGGAGTACCTCTTTAATGTTTTCGGAAGTAGCCAATGCTCCTGCTAAATTGATAAAGAATTTTAGAAAAAAATCTAAAAAACCTTTATTAAAAGGAGCTTTTATTGAAGAAGCAGTTTACATAGGTGATGATAATTTAGATGCTTTAGTTAGCATTAAGTCTAAAGAAGAAATGATCGGTGAGGTAATTGGATTATTACAATCTCCAGCCAAGAATGTTATTTCTGGACTTAAATCTGGTGGTGGTAAGCTAGCCGGAATTCTAAAAACATTATCTGAAAGATAA
- the rplL gene encoding 50S ribosomal protein L7/L12, whose amino-acid sequence MADLKDFAEQLVNLTVKEVNELAGILKDEYGIEPAAAAVAVAAGGGAEAGEAAEEKTEFDVILKAAGASKLAVVKLVKELTGLGLKDAKDIVDSAPKPVKEGVSKDEAEGIKKSLEEAGAEVELK is encoded by the coding sequence ATGGCAGATTTAAAAGATTTCGCAGAACAATTAGTTAACCTTACTGTAAAAGAAGTAAACGAGTTAGCTGGTATATTAAAAGATGAGTATGGTATTGAGCCTGCAGCGGCAGCAGTAGCAGTAGCTGCTGGTGGTGGTGCTGAAGCTGGTGAAGCGGCAGAAGAGAAAACTGAATTCGATGTAATTTTGAAAGCAGCAGGAGCTTCTAAATTAGCAGTAGTTAAATTGGTTAAGGAATTAACTGGTTTAGGCTTGAAAGATGCAAAGGATATTGTTGATAGTGCACCAAAGCCTGTTAAGGAAGGTGTTTCTAAAGACGAAGCAGAAGGTATCAAAAAATCATTGGAAGAAGCTGGAGCAGAAGTTGAGCTTAAATAA
- a CDS encoding DUF3467 domain-containing protein: protein MADNKNPNQKQINIELDEKMAEGIYSNLAIINHSVSEFVVDFISMMPGAPKAKVKSRIILTPQHAKKFLKALNDNVQRFEKAHGTIKDYEQPSIPMNFGPTGEA from the coding sequence ATGGCAGACAATAAGAATCCAAATCAAAAGCAAATTAATATAGAGTTGGATGAAAAAATGGCGGAAGGGATTTATTCTAATTTAGCTATTATAAATCATTCTGTTTCAGAGTTTGTGGTTGATTTTATAAGTATGATGCCAGGTGCTCCAAAGGCAAAGGTGAAGAGTAGAATTATTTTGACTCCACAGCATGCGAAAAAATTTTTAAAAGCACTTAATGATAATGTTCAGCGTTTCGAGAAAGCGCATGGTACCATTAAAGATTATGAGCAACCCTCTATTCCAATGAATTTTGGTCCTACAGGAGAAGCTTAA
- the rpoB gene encoding DNA-directed RNA polymerase subunit beta, translating to MFTNQTERISFASARNTPDYPDFLDIQIKSFQDFFQLETKSDERGNEGLYNTFMENFPITDTRNQFVLEFLDYFIDPPRYSIQECIERGLTYSVPLKARLKLYCTDPEHEDFETIVQDVYLGTIPYMTPSGTFVINGAERVVVSQLHRSPGVFFGQSFHANGTKLYSARVIPFKGSWIEFATDINGVMYAYIDRKKKLPVTTLFRAIGFERDKDILEIFDLSEEVKVSKAGLTKVLGRKLAARVLNTWHEDFVDEDTGEVVSIERNEIVLDRDTILEKEHIAEIIDADVKTVLLHKENNAQSDYAIIHNTLQKDPTNSEKEAVEHIYRQLRNAEPPDEETARGIIDKLFFSDQRYNLGEVGRYRMNKKLQLDIGMDKQVLTKEDIITIIKYLIELINSKAEIDDIDHLSNRRVRTVGEQLSSQFGVGLARMARTIRERMNVRDNEVFTPIDLINAKTLSSVINSFFGTNQLSQFMDQTNPLAEITHKRRLSALGPGGLSRERAGFEVRDVHYTHYGRLCPIETPEGPNIGLISSLSVFAKVNSMGFLETPYRKVTDSVVDINNFAYLSAEEEEGMKIAQANIPMKEDGTIDTDKVIAREEGDFPVVDPSEIQYTDVAPNQIASISASLIPFLEHDDANRALMGSNMMRQAVPLLKPQSPIVGTGLERQVASDSRVLINAEGDGVIEYVDAQKITIKYDRTDEERLISFEEDEKTYFLVKFRKTNQGTNINLKPIVQVGDRVKKGQVLCEGYATEKGELALGRNLTVAFMPWKGYNFEDAIVISEKVVREDIFTSIHVDEYSLEVRDTKLGAEELTHDIPNVSEEATKDLDENGMIRIGAEVKPGDILIGKITPKGESDPTPEEKLLRAIFGDKAGDVKDASLKASPSLRGVVIDKKLFSRSVKDKRKRSEDKEELSKLELEYEVKFQELKDVLVEKLFTIVNGKTSQGVLNDLGEEVLPKGKKYTMKMLNSVDDFAHLVGGSWTTDTETNTLVADLLHNYKIKLNDLQGNLRRDKFTISVGDELPAGIMKLAKVYVAKKRKLKVGDKMAGRHGNKGIVSRIVRHEDMPFLEDGTPVDIVLNPLGVPSRMNIGQIYETVLGWAGLKLGRKYATPIFDGATLDEINTYTDEAGIPRFGHTYLYDGGTGQRFDQPATVGVIYMLKLGHMVDDKMHARSIGPYSLITQQPLGGKAQFGGQRFGEMEVWALEAYGASATLREILTVKSDDVIGRAKTYESIVKGETMPEPGLPESFNVLMHELKGLGLDIRLEE from the coding sequence ATGTTCACAAATCAGACTGAAAGAATAAGCTTTGCTTCCGCAAGAAACACACCGGATTACCCGGATTTCTTGGATATTCAGATTAAATCTTTTCAAGACTTTTTTCAACTAGAGACTAAATCAGATGAAAGAGGTAATGAAGGTCTTTATAATACCTTCATGGAAAATTTCCCAATAACTGATACTCGAAATCAGTTTGTATTGGAATTCTTAGATTATTTTATAGATCCGCCAAGATATTCAATTCAAGAATGTATTGAGCGTGGTCTTACTTATAGCGTACCATTAAAAGCGCGTTTAAAGTTGTACTGTACAGATCCAGAACATGAGGATTTTGAAACGATAGTACAAGATGTGTATTTGGGTACTATACCTTATATGACTCCGAGCGGTACATTTGTAATCAATGGTGCAGAAAGGGTTGTTGTTTCTCAGTTGCATAGATCGCCAGGGGTTTTCTTTGGTCAGTCTTTCCATGCAAATGGAACCAAATTATATTCTGCTAGGGTAATTCCTTTTAAAGGTTCTTGGATAGAGTTTGCTACCGATATTAATGGTGTAATGTATGCCTATATCGATAGAAAGAAAAAATTACCGGTTACTACCTTATTTAGAGCCATTGGCTTTGAACGTGACAAGGATATTTTAGAAATATTTGATCTTTCTGAGGAAGTAAAAGTTTCTAAAGCCGGACTTACCAAAGTTCTTGGGCGAAAATTAGCGGCAAGAGTATTGAATACTTGGCACGAGGATTTTGTTGATGAGGATACTGGCGAAGTTGTTTCGATAGAACGAAATGAAATAGTTTTAGATCGTGATACGATTCTTGAGAAAGAGCATATTGCTGAAATTATAGATGCAGATGTAAAGACAGTTTTGTTACATAAAGAAAATAATGCGCAATCTGATTACGCTATTATTCATAATACATTACAAAAGGATCCAACGAATTCTGAAAAAGAAGCCGTTGAACATATTTACCGTCAATTACGTAATGCAGAACCGCCAGATGAGGAAACTGCACGTGGTATTATTGATAAATTATTCTTTTCTGATCAACGTTACAATTTAGGTGAAGTTGGTCGTTATAGAATGAATAAAAAGTTACAGTTGGATATTGGAATGGATAAGCAAGTCTTAACCAAGGAAGATATCATAACTATTATAAAATATTTAATCGAGTTAATTAACTCAAAAGCTGAAATCGATGATATTGATCACTTATCTAACCGTCGTGTTAGAACTGTAGGTGAGCAATTATCTTCTCAGTTCGGTGTTGGTCTTGCACGTATGGCAAGAACAATTCGTGAGCGTATGAACGTTCGTGATAACGAAGTATTTACGCCTATAGATTTAATTAATGCGAAGACTTTGTCTTCTGTAATAAATTCTTTCTTTGGTACAAATCAGTTATCTCAGTTTATGGATCAAACTAATCCATTAGCAGAGATTACGCACAAGAGAAGATTGTCAGCATTAGGACCTGGTGGTTTATCAAGAGAACGTGCCGGTTTCGAAGTGCGTGATGTTCACTATACACACTACGGTCGTTTATGTCCTATTGAAACACCAGAAGGACCAAATATTGGTTTGATATCTTCTTTATCTGTTTTTGCGAAAGTGAATTCAATGGGATTCTTAGAAACTCCATATAGAAAGGTAACAGATTCAGTAGTTGATATAAATAATTTTGCTTATTTAAGTGCTGAAGAAGAAGAAGGAATGAAAATTGCGCAAGCTAACATTCCAATGAAAGAAGATGGCACTATAGATACAGACAAGGTTATTGCTAGAGAAGAAGGGGATTTCCCGGTTGTAGATCCATCTGAAATTCAATATACAGATGTCGCACCTAATCAAATTGCTTCTATTTCGGCATCTTTAATTCCATTCTTGGAACATGATGATGCTAACAGGGCCTTGATGGGATCTAACATGATGCGTCAGGCCGTACCTTTGTTAAAACCACAATCACCAATTGTTGGTACAGGTTTAGAGCGTCAAGTAGCTTCAGATTCTAGAGTATTGATTAATGCGGAAGGTGATGGTGTAATAGAGTATGTAGATGCTCAAAAAATTACCATTAAATATGATAGGACTGATGAAGAAAGATTAATCAGTTTCGAAGAGGATGAGAAAACGTACTTCTTAGTTAAATTTAGAAAAACCAACCAAGGAACCAACATTAACTTAAAGCCTATTGTACAAGTAGGTGATAGAGTTAAAAAAGGACAAGTACTTTGTGAAGGTTATGCAACTGAAAAAGGGGAATTAGCATTAGGAAGAAACTTAACCGTGGCGTTTATGCCATGGAAAGGATACAACTTCGAGGATGCAATTGTAATATCTGAAAAAGTTGTTCGTGAAGATATTTTTACTTCAATACATGTTGATGAGTACTCCTTAGAAGTTAGAGATACAAAATTAGGAGCTGAAGAACTAACTCATGATATACCAAATGTTTCTGAAGAGGCTACAAAAGACCTTGATGAGAATGGTATGATCAGGATTGGTGCCGAAGTGAAGCCTGGTGATATCTTAATTGGTAAGATTACGCCAAAAGGTGAGTCTGATCCAACTCCTGAAGAGAAATTGTTACGTGCTATTTTTGGTGACAAAGCCGGTGATGTAAAAGACGCTTCATTAAAAGCTTCACCTTCTTTAAGAGGTGTTGTCATAGATAAGAAATTATTTTCAAGATCAGTAAAAGATAAGAGAAAACGTTCTGAGGATAAAGAAGAGCTTTCTAAGCTTGAATTGGAGTATGAAGTAAAATTCCAAGAATTAAAAGATGTACTTGTTGAAAAATTATTTACTATAGTTAATGGTAAAACATCACAAGGTGTACTTAATGATCTAGGAGAAGAAGTTTTGCCTAAGGGTAAAAAGTATACCATGAAAATGTTAAACTCTGTTGATGATTTTGCTCACTTAGTAGGTGGAAGCTGGACAACGGATACAGAAACAAATACTTTGGTTGCTGATTTACTTCATAATTATAAGATAAAGCTTAACGATTTACAAGGTAACTTAAGAAGAGATAAGTTTACCATATCTGTAGGAGATGAATTACCTGCAGGTATAATGAAACTTGCTAAAGTATATGTTGCTAAAAAACGTAAACTTAAAGTTGGTGATAAAATGGCCGGTAGACACGGTAACAAAGGTATTGTTTCTAGAATTGTACGTCATGAAGATATGCCATTCTTAGAGGATGGTACTCCTGTTGATATTGTTCTTAACCCATTAGGTGTACCGTCTCGTATGAACATCGGTCAAATTTATGAAACTGTATTAGGTTGGGCAGGTCTTAAGCTTGGTAGAAAGTATGCAACACCAATTTTTGATGGTGCAACTTTAGATGAAATAAATACCTATACTGACGAGGCCGGTATACCTAGATTTGGACATACATACTTATATGATGGTGGAACAGGACAGCGTTTCGATCAGCCTGCAACTGTAGGTGTAATCTATATGTTGAAACTTGGTCATATGGTAGATGATAAGATGCATGCACGTTCTATTGGACCGTATTCTTTAATTACGCAACAGCCATTAGGTGGTAAAGCACAGTTTGGTGGTCAACGTTTTGGAGAAATGGAAGTTTGGGCACTTGAAGCATATGGTGCTTCTGCAACTTTAAGAGAGATTTTAACGGTTAAATCTGATGATGTTATTGGAAGAGCAAAAACCTATGAATCAATTGTTAAAGGTGAAACAATGCCAGAGCCTGGTTTACCAGAATCTTTCAACGTTTTAATGCACGAACTTAAGGGATTAGGTTTGGATATTAGACTTGAGGAATAG
- the rplA gene encoding 50S ribosomal protein L1: MAKLTKKQKEAHSKIEKDKLYSVADASALIKEITNTKFDASVDLAVRLGVDPRKANQMVRGVVTLPHGTGKDVKVLALVTPDKEAEAQEAGADYVGLDEYLEKIKNGWTDVDVIITMPSVMGKLGPLGRVLGPRGLMPNPKTGTVTMDVAKAVSEVKAGKIDFKVDKTGIVHAAIGKASFSADKIADNAKELLDTLNKLKPTAAKGVYMKTIFMSSTMSPSLQLDPKSI; this comes from the coding sequence ATGGCAAAGTTAACTAAGAAGCAAAAGGAAGCGCACTCCAAAATAGAGAAAGATAAATTATACTCTGTTGCGGATGCTTCGGCTTTAATAAAAGAAATAACCAATACAAAATTTGACGCATCTGTAGATTTAGCAGTTCGTTTGGGTGTGGATCCAAGAAAGGCAAATCAAATGGTACGTGGTGTAGTTACACTACCTCACGGTACTGGTAAAGATGTAAAGGTTTTGGCTTTGGTAACCCCAGATAAAGAAGCAGAGGCTCAAGAAGCTGGTGCAGATTATGTTGGGTTAGATGAGTATTTGGAGAAGATAAAAAATGGTTGGACAGATGTTGATGTAATTATCACAATGCCAAGCGTTATGGGTAAATTAGGTCCATTAGGTCGTGTTTTAGGACCTAGAGGTTTAATGCCAAATCCAAAAACAGGAACTGTTACTATGGATGTAGCTAAAGCTGTATCTGAAGTAAAAGCAGGTAAAATAGATTTTAAAGTTGATAAAACCGGTATCGTACACGCTGCGATAGGTAAAGCTTCTTTTTCTGCAGATAAGATTGCAGATAACGCTAAGGAGTTGTTAGATACTTTGAATAAATTAAAGCCAACTGCGGCAAAAGGTGTTTATATGAAAACTATATTCATGTCTAGCACAATGAGCCCAAGTTTGCAATTAGATCCAAAGTCAATTTAA
- the rpoC gene encoding DNA-directed RNA polymerase subunit beta' encodes MARIKDNNPVKRFDKISIGLASPESILAESRGEVLKPETINYRTHKPERDGLFCERIFGPVKDYECACGKYKRIRYRGIVCDRCGVEVTEKKVRRDRVGHINLVVPVAHIWYFRSLPNKIGYLLGLPSKKLDMIIYYERYVVIQAGIAKGPEGEEIQKMDFLTEEEYLNILETIPQENQYLEDSDPNKFIAKMGAECLIDLLGRINLKELSFELRHKANTETSKQRKTEALKRLQVVEALRESQENRENEPEWMIMKVIPVIPPELRPLVPLDGGRFATSDLNDLYRRVIIRNNRLKRLVEIKAPEVILRNEKRMLQEAVDSLFDNTRKASAVKTESNRPLKSLSDSLKGKQGRFRQNLLGKRVDYSARSVIVVGPEMKLFECGLPKDMAAELYKPFVIRKLIERGIVKTVKSAKKIIDKKEPVVWDILENVLKGHPVMLNRAPTLHRLGIQAFQPKLIEGKAIRLHPLVCTAFNADFDGDQMAVHLPLGPEAILECQLLMLASHNILNPANGSPITVPSQDMVLGLYYMTKERKSTPELIVKGEGITFYSYEEVEIAFNEGMVDLNAGIKVRAKDFNEEGELVYKIIPTTVGRVLFNMEVPEAAGYINDVLNKKSLRDIIGGILSVTDVPTTADFLDKIKTMGYDFAFRGGLSFSLGDIIIPQEKHEMIAEANVQVDGIKANYNMGLITNNERYNQVIDVWTSTNAQLTELAMKRIREDQQGFNSVYMMLDSGARGSKEQIRQLTGMRGLMAKPKKSTAGGGEIIENPILSNFKEGLSILEYFISTHGARKGLADTALKTADAGYLTRRLVDVSQDVIINTEDCETLRGVEVEALKKNEEVVESLGERILGRVSLHDVYNPMTEELILKSGQQIMEADVKKIEASPIEKVEVRSALTCEADKGICAKCYGRNLSTNKMVQRGEAVGVVAAQSIGEPGTQLTLRTFHVGGIAGNISEDNKLEVKFSGIAEIEDLRTITGEGADGKPAEIVISRTSEIKVVDAKTGITLSTGNIPYGSQLYVKNGAKVEKGDVICSWDPYNGVIVSEFPGKIAYENIEQGITYQVEIDEQTGFQEKVISESRNKKLIPTLLIQDAKGETLRSYNLPVGSHIMVDDGDKIKEGKILVKIPRKSAKAGDITGGLPRVTELFEARNPSNPAVVSEIDGVVSFGKIKRGNREIIIESKLGEVKKYLVKLSNQILVQENDYVRAGMPLSDGSITPEDILSIKGPSAVQQYLVNEVQEVYRLQGVKINDKHFEVVVRQMMRKVRIVDPGDTIFLENQLIHKDDFIKENDDIFGKKVVMDAGDSSNLKPGQIVTPRELRDENSLLRRGDKALVDARDAVSATATPILQGITRASLQTKSFISAASFQETTKVLNEAAVSGKIDTLEGLKENVIVGHKIPAGTGMRDYDSIIVGSKEEYDEIMARKEALRF; translated from the coding sequence ATGGCAAGAATAAAAGATAATAACCCAGTAAAAAGGTTCGATAAAATTTCAATAGGATTAGCTTCGCCAGAATCAATTTTGGCAGAGTCAAGAGGTGAAGTTTTAAAACCTGAAACAATAAATTATAGAACTCACAAACCAGAACGTGATGGTTTGTTCTGTGAGCGTATTTTTGGTCCTGTTAAGGATTACGAATGTGCCTGTGGAAAATATAAACGTATTCGTTACCGAGGTATCGTTTGTGATCGTTGTGGTGTAGAGGTTACTGAGAAAAAAGTAAGAAGAGACCGCGTAGGGCACATTAATTTGGTTGTGCCGGTAGCTCATATTTGGTATTTCCGTTCGTTACCTAATAAAATAGGTTATCTTTTAGGTTTACCGTCTAAGAAATTAGATATGATTATTTACTACGAACGTTATGTAGTAATACAAGCAGGTATAGCTAAAGGTCCTGAAGGTGAGGAAATTCAAAAAATGGATTTCTTAACTGAAGAGGAGTACTTAAATATTTTAGAAACTATTCCCCAAGAAAATCAGTATTTAGAAGATTCTGACCCAAATAAGTTCATAGCTAAAATGGGTGCTGAATGTTTAATTGATTTATTGGGTAGAATCAATCTAAAGGAACTTTCTTTTGAGCTTAGACATAAAGCAAATACAGAAACTTCAAAGCAAAGAAAAACTGAAGCATTAAAAAGACTTCAGGTTGTTGAAGCGCTTCGTGAATCTCAAGAGAATAGGGAGAACGAGCCAGAATGGATGATAATGAAAGTAATTCCGGTTATACCACCAGAATTACGTCCATTAGTGCCTTTAGATGGTGGTCGTTTTGCAACATCAGATTTAAATGATCTTTACAGAAGGGTAATTATTAGAAATAACCGTTTAAAGAGATTAGTAGAAATAAAAGCTCCAGAAGTAATTTTACGTAATGAAAAACGTATGCTTCAAGAAGCTGTAGATTCTTTATTTGATAATACAAGAAAAGCTTCTGCTGTTAAGACAGAATCTAACAGACCACTAAAATCTCTTTCAGATTCGCTTAAAGGTAAGCAAGGTCGTTTCCGTCAAAATTTATTAGGTAAACGTGTTGATTATTCTGCGCGTTCTGTAATTGTTGTGGGTCCTGAAATGAAGTTGTTCGAATGTGGACTTCCAAAAGATATGGCAGCGGAATTATACAAGCCTTTTGTAATCAGAAAACTGATTGAAAGAGGAATTGTTAAGACCGTAAAATCAGCCAAGAAAATAATAGATAAGAAAGAGCCTGTAGTTTGGGATATTTTAGAGAATGTATTGAAAGGACATCCGGTAATGTTGAACAGAGCTCCTACATTACACCGTTTAGGAATTCAAGCGTTCCAGCCTAAACTAATTGAAGGTAAAGCAATACGTTTACATCCCTTAGTATGTACTGCATTTAATGCGGATTTCGATGGTGACCAAATGGCGGTTCACCTTCCATTAGGACCTGAAGCTATTTTAGAGTGTCAGTTATTAATGTTGGCCTCGCATAATATTTTGAACCCTGCTAATGGTTCACCGATTACTGTGCCTTCTCAGGATATGGTTTTGGGTCTATATTATATGACCAAGGAAAGAAAATCGACTCCGGAACTTATAGTTAAAGGAGAAGGAATTACATTTTATTCATATGAAGAGGTAGAGATAGCTTTCAATGAAGGAATGGTTGATTTGAACGCTGGAATTAAAGTAAGAGCAAAGGATTTTAATGAAGAAGGAGAGTTAGTATACAAGATAATTCCTACTACAGTTGGAAGAGTATTGTTTAACATGGAGGTGCCAGAAGCTGCTGGTTACATAAATGATGTATTGAACAAAAAATCTCTTCGAGATATTATTGGAGGTATTTTAAGTGTAACCGATGTGCCAACAACAGCTGATTTCTTAGACAAAATTAAAACAATGGGGTATGATTTCGCATTTAGAGGCGGACTATCCTTTAGTTTAGGAGATATTATTATTCCACAAGAGAAGCATGAAATGATTGCTGAAGCTAACGTACAAGTTGATGGAATTAAGGCCAACTATAACATGGGTCTAATTACTAACAATGAGCGTTATAATCAAGTAATTGATGTTTGGACTTCTACAAACGCGCAATTGACTGAATTGGCAATGAAGCGTATACGTGAGGATCAACAAGGATTCAACTCGGTGTATATGATGCTTGATTCTGGTGCAAGGGGTTCTAAAGAGCAAATTCGCCAGTTAACAGGTATGCGTGGTTTAATGGCTAAGCCGAAGAAATCTACTGCAGGTGGTGGTGAGATTATTGAAAACCCGATTCTTTCTAACTTTAAGGAAGGTTTATCCATTTTGGAGTACTTTATTTCAACTCACGGTGCTCGTAAAGGACTTGCAGATACGGCTTTGAAAACGGCAGATGCAGGGTACTTGACTAGAAGATTGGTTGATGTTTCTCAAGATGTAATTATTAACACAGAAGATTGTGAAACACTTAGAGGTGTTGAAGTAGAGGCACTTAAGAAGAATGAAGAGGTTGTTGAAAGTCTTGGTGAAAGAATTTTAGGCAGGGTATCATTACATGATGTGTACAACCCAATGACAGAGGAATTAATTCTTAAGTCAGGTCAACAAATTATGGAAGCCGATGTTAAGAAAATTGAAGCTTCTCCTATAGAAAAGGTTGAAGTGCGTTCAGCTCTTACATGTGAGGCAGATAAAGGAATTTGTGCTAAATGTTATGGTAGAAATCTTTCAACCAATAAAATGGTTCAAAGAGGTGAAGCCGTAGGTGTTGTTGCAGCACAATCTATTGGTGAGCCAGGTACTCAGTTGACATTGAGAACTTTCCACGTAGGTGGTATTGCAGGTAACATATCTGAAGATAATAAATTAGAAGTTAAGTTTTCAGGAATTGCTGAAATAGAAGATTTAAGAACAATTACAGGTGAGGGTGCAGATGGTAAACCTGCCGAAATAGTTATTTCCAGAACTAGTGAAATTAAAGTTGTCGATGCTAAAACAGGTATAACGTTAAGCACAGGTAACATTCCTTATGGTTCTCAATTATATGTGAAGAATGGTGCTAAAGTAGAAAAAGGAGATGTAATTTGTTCTTGGGACCCATATAACGGTGTAATTGTTTCTGAATTTCCAGGGAAAATTGCTTATGAGAATATTGAACAGGGAATAACTTATCAAGTTGAAATTGATGAACAAACAGGTTTCCAAGAAAAAGTAATCTCTGAATCTAGAAACAAAAAGTTAATTCCTACTTTATTGATTCAAGATGCTAAGGGTGAAACATTACGTTCTTATAACTTACCGGTAGGGTCACATATTATGGTTGATGATGGCGATAAGATCAAAGAAGGTAAAATCTTGGTGAAAATACCACGTAAGTCCGCTAAGGCTGGTGATATTACAGGAGGTCTACCTAGAGTAACTGAATTGTTTGAAGCAAGAAATCCTTCTAATCCAGCAGTGGTATCTGAAATTGATGGTGTTGTTTCTTTTGGTAAAATTAAGAGAGGAAATAGGGAAATCATCATTGAATCTAAATTAGGTGAGGTGAAGAAATACTTGGTTAAACTTTCTAACCAAATTTTAGTTCAGGAAAATGATTATGTTAGAGCAGGAATGCCATTGTCTGACGGGTCAATTACACCTGAAGATATATTATCTATCAAAGGACCATCTGCAGTACAACAATATTTAGTAAATGAAGTGCAGGAGGTATACAGGCTACAAGGGGTTAAGATTAATGATAAGCACTTTGAAGTTGTAGTTAGACAGATGATGAGAAAGGTTAGAATAGTAGATCCAGGAGATACTATTTTCCTTGAAAATCAATTGATTCACAAGGACGATTTCATCAAAGAAAATGATGATATTTTTGGAAAAAAAGTAGTTATGGACGCCGGTGATTCTAGTAATCTTAAACCAGGTCAAATAGTTACTCCTCGTGAATTAAGAGATGAAAATTCTTTATTAAGACGTGGGGATAAAGCTTTAGTAGATGCGCGTGATGCAGTTTCCGCAACAGCAACCCCTATATTACAGGGGATTACAAGAGCATCTTTACAGACGAAATCATTTATTTCTGCTGCATCGTTCCAAGAGACGACTAAAGTATTGAACGAAGCCGCTGTAAGTGGTAAAATTGATACCTTAGAAGGCCTTAAAGAGAATGTAATTGTTGGTCATAAGATTCCGGCAGGTACAGGTATGAGAGACTACGATAGTATTATTGTTGGATCCAAAGAAGAATATGATGAGATAATGGCCAGAAAAGAGGCCTTAAGATTCTAA